One region of Mycobacterium riyadhense genomic DNA includes:
- a CDS encoding acyl-CoA dehydrogenase family protein, which yields MQLTFDPDVEAFRAEFGAFLDENLPPPNETCERPRSVSHMPQWARRWQRLLFDSGWLLPSQPPEFGGRNATVLQQFAYLEELSRRRIYHSFNPQGVNIVAASLLSFGSAEQKHRWAVPILRAEITASLGMSEPSAGSDLASLRTRAVLEGDHFVVNGQKVWTSGAHDADVLLTFVRTDPDAPKHQGISVLLIPTDTEGVVCRPFPSICSADDLDFNEVFFTDVRVPVENLVGPLNGGWRVANGSLGHERTMMWLGFADRLDNVIADFRPTTELDRDHYATTIMDKQALRLLGSVALARAARGEDDVAAVSVLKLLGSEAELRAFEHALSAAGPDGLIHPALTGPYEPMNLDHYFASWFERYARSFSGTIAGGTSEIQRNIIAQRVLGLPR from the coding sequence GTGCAGCTGACTTTTGATCCCGATGTCGAGGCGTTCCGGGCCGAGTTTGGGGCTTTCCTCGACGAGAATCTGCCGCCGCCAAATGAAACGTGCGAGCGTCCCCGCTCGGTTTCGCACATGCCGCAGTGGGCGCGTCGCTGGCAGCGGCTGCTGTTCGACAGCGGCTGGCTATTACCCAGTCAGCCACCGGAATTCGGTGGGCGCAACGCCACGGTGCTGCAGCAGTTCGCGTACTTGGAGGAACTCAGCCGTCGGCGGATCTACCACAGCTTCAACCCGCAGGGCGTGAATATCGTTGCCGCGTCGTTGTTGTCGTTCGGCAGCGCGGAGCAAAAGCACCGTTGGGCGGTGCCGATCCTGCGGGCCGAGATCACGGCCTCGCTGGGGATGAGCGAGCCGAGCGCCGGCTCCGACCTGGCGTCGTTGCGAACTCGTGCCGTGCTTGAGGGCGATCATTTCGTCGTCAACGGGCAGAAGGTTTGGACGTCCGGCGCTCATGACGCCGATGTGCTGTTGACCTTTGTCCGTACCGATCCGGATGCGCCAAAACACCAGGGCATCAGCGTATTACTGATCCCAACCGATACCGAAGGTGTGGTGTGCCGGCCGTTCCCGTCGATCTGCTCGGCCGACGACCTGGACTTCAACGAGGTGTTCTTCACCGATGTGCGGGTGCCGGTGGAGAACCTGGTCGGGCCGTTGAACGGCGGGTGGCGGGTGGCCAACGGATCCCTAGGGCACGAGCGCACGATGATGTGGCTGGGTTTCGCCGATCGGCTCGACAACGTGATCGCCGATTTCCGGCCCACGACCGAGCTTGATCGCGACCATTACGCGACCACGATCATGGACAAACAGGCGTTGCGGCTCTTGGGTTCGGTGGCCCTGGCGCGGGCCGCGCGCGGCGAAGATGACGTGGCGGCGGTGTCGGTGCTCAAGCTCCTCGGTTCGGAAGCGGAGCTGCGCGCGTTTGAACATGCGCTGTCAGCGGCCGGGCCCGACGGGCTGATCCACCCCGCGTTGACCGGGCCGTATGAGCCGATGAACCTTGACCACTATTTCGCCAGCTGGTTCGAGCGTTACGCCCGGAGCTTTTCCGGCACCATCGCCGGCGGTACGTCGGAGATCCAGCGCAACATCATCGCCCAGCGAGTGCTCGGACTGCCCCGCTAG
- a CDS encoding acyl-CoA dehydrogenase family protein, whose translation MLLEFDADQRLWQQTVRDVVAKQCPPSMVRGVAEKGVDPSPLWKVYLDLGWTELNDPARAVELAIVLEELGHATDPTPFLATMSQFAPLAADRFDPHVSGTAVYSGVTARRDADGWVLDGTARHVLDGDRADRLAVATEAGVFLVEASQVAGAVFKRRESVFDPVLHVADLSFGEVRVPDSARITVDQERARHVALTGMAMTMVGACQRILDLVLEHVRSRHQFGVPIGSFQAVQHKAADMHVAVERARALAYFAALTIAADDPRRRLAAAMAKASAGECQSLVFRHGLQLHGAMGFTWENDLQFALKRAKAGELMLGGAAEHRAQIAEEYRAADF comes from the coding sequence ATGCTGTTGGAGTTCGACGCTGATCAGCGGCTATGGCAGCAAACGGTTCGCGATGTCGTCGCCAAGCAATGTCCGCCGTCGATGGTGCGGGGCGTCGCCGAGAAGGGTGTCGACCCGAGTCCACTATGGAAGGTCTATCTGGACCTTGGCTGGACCGAGCTAAACGACCCGGCCAGGGCCGTGGAACTGGCGATCGTATTGGAAGAGTTGGGTCACGCCACCGATCCCACGCCGTTCCTGGCCACCATGAGCCAGTTCGCGCCGTTGGCCGCGGATCGGTTCGACCCACACGTGTCGGGTACCGCCGTCTACAGCGGGGTGACCGCACGCCGGGACGCCGACGGTTGGGTGCTGGACGGGACGGCCCGCCATGTCCTCGACGGCGATCGTGCCGACCGGCTGGCGGTGGCAACGGAGGCCGGGGTTTTCCTCGTCGAAGCCAGTCAGGTGGCCGGTGCGGTTTTCAAGCGGCGCGAGTCCGTTTTCGATCCGGTGCTGCATGTCGCCGACTTGTCGTTCGGTGAGGTGCGGGTTCCTGACAGTGCCCGGATAACCGTGGACCAAGAGCGAGCACGCCATGTTGCGCTGACGGGCATGGCGATGACGATGGTCGGCGCCTGCCAACGCATCCTCGATCTGGTGCTCGAGCATGTCCGCAGCCGTCATCAATTCGGGGTACCGATCGGCTCGTTCCAAGCGGTCCAGCACAAGGCCGCCGATATGCACGTCGCCGTGGAACGCGCTCGGGCACTCGCGTACTTCGCCGCGTTGACCATCGCGGCCGACGATCCGCGGCGTCGGCTGGCGGCCGCGATGGCCAAGGCATCGGCAGGGGAGTGCCAGTCGCTGGTCTTTCGACATGGCTTACAACTGCACGGCGCAATGGGATTCACGTGGGAGAACGACCTGCAATTCGCGTTGAAGCGAGCCAAAGCGGGTGAGCTGATGCTCGGTGGTGCGGCCGAGCATCGCGCGCAGATCGCCGAGGAATACCGTGCAGCTGACTTTTGA
- a CDS encoding nuclear transport factor 2 family protein, whose amino-acid sequence MPDAATTLYEIEAIKQLKARYCRYLDTKRWDDWRQLFIDDFVSDTSAAGGKLIRGADEFVSYVRNTLGKPSQPTVHQVHAPEIELTSATTATGIWALQDVVRLAPGVNLNGRGHYHETYEKVEGRWLLKTSTLTRLREDIFNPLFSVRISPRLRDAGAVLARRFNR is encoded by the coding sequence ATGCCGGATGCCGCGACGACACTGTATGAGATCGAGGCGATCAAGCAGCTCAAAGCCCGATACTGCCGCTACCTGGATACCAAGCGGTGGGACGACTGGCGGCAGCTATTCATCGACGATTTCGTGAGCGACACCTCGGCGGCCGGCGGGAAGCTCATCCGCGGCGCCGACGAGTTCGTGTCCTACGTTCGCAACACCCTGGGGAAGCCCTCACAACCGACGGTGCACCAGGTACACGCGCCCGAGATCGAGCTAACGTCGGCGACGACCGCGACCGGGATCTGGGCGCTGCAGGACGTGGTGCGCCTGGCGCCGGGCGTCAACCTCAACGGGCGAGGTCATTACCACGAGACCTACGAGAAGGTAGAAGGCCGCTGGCTGCTCAAGACCTCCACGCTGACCCGGCTGCGTGAGGACATCTTCAATCCGCTGTTCTCGGTACGCATTTCGCCGCGGCTGCGTGATGCCGGCGCCGTGCTGGCGCGCAGGTTCAACCGATGA
- a CDS encoding NAD-dependent epimerase/dehydratase family protein produces MTGQTVLVTGAFGQVGKLCTEMLLRRGHTVIAMDVTNDNSAAIVTRPGALIPTHTDLTDADAVVAVVARHQPVAIVHLAAIVAPPSYRNPGLARRVNVDGTRNLVKAAQTLGDPPFVVFASSAAVYGARNPHRYPERITGDTPVNPIDQYGEDKILAEAVITESGLPHAILRLGAIVSPDGAANLDADYLLLVRATPTDNRMHAVDARDVALAFANAVDRRAIIDGKVLVVAGNETYVQLMSDLQDDMMAAVGIGRLGPSAGLPGDPDDDRGWAFTGWFDTAESQALLDYQEHDWPGTVAWIAESMGRRRILLKALGPVVRPTMRALLVLQRRIERRGPYANPWTLIGHKFGPDALAPTAR; encoded by the coding sequence ATGACCGGCCAAACAGTCCTTGTCACCGGCGCATTCGGCCAAGTCGGCAAGCTCTGCACCGAGATGCTGTTGCGCCGTGGCCACACCGTGATCGCGATGGACGTAACCAACGACAATTCGGCTGCGATCGTCACGCGCCCCGGCGCACTGATCCCGACGCACACCGATCTCACCGACGCTGACGCCGTCGTCGCCGTGGTGGCCCGCCACCAACCGGTCGCGATCGTTCACCTGGCGGCGATCGTCGCGCCCCCCTCATATCGCAATCCCGGGTTGGCACGCAGAGTTAACGTGGACGGAACCCGAAACCTGGTGAAGGCGGCGCAAACGTTGGGCGATCCACCGTTTGTCGTGTTCGCCTCCAGCGCCGCGGTCTACGGCGCCCGTAACCCGCACCGCTATCCCGAACGCATCACCGGTGATACCCCAGTGAATCCGATCGATCAGTACGGTGAAGACAAGATCCTGGCCGAGGCCGTCATCACGGAAAGCGGTCTGCCGCATGCCATATTGCGGCTGGGTGCGATCGTCTCGCCCGACGGCGCTGCCAATCTGGACGCCGACTACCTGCTGCTGGTGCGGGCTACCCCAACAGACAACCGCATGCACGCCGTCGACGCCCGCGATGTCGCGCTGGCCTTCGCCAACGCCGTCGACCGTCGGGCCATCATCGATGGGAAGGTGCTCGTGGTTGCCGGCAATGAAACCTACGTCCAGCTGATGAGCGACCTGCAGGACGACATGATGGCCGCCGTCGGCATTGGCCGCCTCGGCCCGTCGGCCGGGCTGCCCGGTGATCCCGACGACGACCGCGGTTGGGCCTTCACCGGCTGGTTCGATACCGCCGAATCCCAAGCACTACTTGACTATCAGGAACATGACTGGCCAGGCACCGTCGCCTGGATCGCGGAATCGATGGGCCGGCGCCGCATTCTGCTCAAGGCGCTCGGTCCGGTGGTCCGCCCGACGATGCGCGCGCTGCTGGTCCTGCAACGCCGGATCGAACGCCGCGGTCCTTACGCCAACCCGTGGACACTCATTGGCCACAAGTTTGGCCCGGACGCGCTCGCACCCACGGCGCGCTGA
- a CDS encoding NAD-dependent epimerase/dehydratase family protein: MTTARAQKLVIGASGFLGSHVTRQLVAAGEDVRVMVRHTSSTKGIDDLDVERCYGDIFDDAALRAAMAGCDVVYYCVVDARMWLRDPTPLFRTNVEGLRHVLDAAVAADLRKFLFTSSTGTLAINDHRAVTEDDPHNWTDGGAYIESRVLAEDLVMQYARDKGLPAVALCVSTTYGPGDWAPTPHGSLIARVATGRFPFYLGFSSEVVGIEDAARAMLLAADRGRDGHRYIISDRYMSTREIHDITARAVGRRPPRIPIPLSVLHAVARLNDLAARVLRRDLPFAYVGIRMAELMSPLDHSKAERELGWTPEPVKESIRKAARFFAARSAE, from the coding sequence ATGACCACTGCACGGGCGCAGAAGCTGGTCATCGGCGCCAGCGGCTTCCTGGGTTCGCATGTCACCCGCCAACTCGTTGCCGCCGGCGAAGACGTGCGGGTCATGGTGCGGCACACCAGTTCTACCAAGGGCATCGACGACCTCGACGTCGAGCGCTGCTACGGCGACATCTTCGACGATGCGGCGCTGCGTGCTGCGATGGCAGGCTGCGATGTCGTCTACTACTGCGTGGTCGACGCACGGATGTGGCTGCGCGACCCCACTCCACTATTTCGCACCAACGTCGAAGGCCTCCGGCATGTGCTCGATGCGGCGGTTGCCGCTGATCTACGAAAGTTTTTATTCACCAGCAGCACAGGCACACTGGCGATCAACGACCATCGCGCTGTAACCGAAGACGATCCACATAACTGGACCGACGGCGGTGCCTATATCGAATCACGGGTTCTGGCTGAGGATTTGGTCATGCAATACGCCCGCGACAAAGGACTTCCAGCGGTCGCCCTGTGTGTCTCGACTACCTACGGGCCCGGGGACTGGGCGCCGACGCCACACGGGTCGCTCATCGCCCGGGTCGCCACCGGACGGTTCCCGTTCTATCTCGGGTTCTCCTCCGAGGTCGTCGGCATCGAAGACGCCGCCCGCGCAATGCTTCTCGCCGCTGACCGGGGTCGCGACGGTCACCGCTACATCATCTCCGACCGTTACATGAGCACCCGAGAGATCCACGACATAACGGCTCGCGCCGTCGGTCGACGCCCGCCGCGCATCCCGATTCCACTGTCCGTTTTGCATGCCGTAGCGCGCCTCAACGATCTCGCCGCCAGGGTGCTACGTCGGGACCTGCCGTTTGCCTACGTCGGCATCCGCATGGCGGAACTGATGTCGCCGCTCGACCACAGCAAGGCCGAACGCGAACTCGGTTGGACACCCGAACCCGTCAAAGAATCCATCCGCAAGGCCGCCCGGTTTTTCGCCGCGCGCTCAGCAGAGTAG
- a CDS encoding DUF4189 domain-containing protein: protein MLRLYRGHHATTKLRHRIALAVAALAGAGLVLPLHSAEAHTHKPVAHADQGSIAVVRPVPPSTRYGAIAVADNGAIGKAWRHRSRTDADQAALRQCGSPGCKVVSRFIGCGAVAHDGSVYHGGIGSTRPAAEQNAMTRLGGGWIVTWACN from the coding sequence ATGTTGAGGTTGTACAGGGGTCATCACGCGACAACAAAGCTTCGGCATCGCATCGCGCTTGCGGTCGCCGCCCTAGCCGGTGCCGGCTTAGTCCTGCCATTGCATTCGGCGGAGGCCCACACCCACAAGCCAGTCGCGCATGCCGACCAGGGTTCGATCGCCGTTGTGCGGCCTGTCCCTCCGTCCACCCGATACGGCGCGATTGCCGTTGCCGATAACGGCGCAATAGGCAAAGCGTGGCGCCACCGAAGTCGAACAGACGCGGATCAAGCCGCATTGAGACAATGTGGCAGCCCTGGCTGCAAGGTGGTCAGCAGGTTCATCGGCTGCGGCGCCGTCGCGCACGATGGCTCCGTCTACCATGGCGGAATCGGCTCGACCCGCCCGGCCGCGGAACAGAACGCCATGACCAGGCTCGGCGGCGGGTGGATCGTCACCTGGGCGTGCAACTAG
- a CDS encoding aminoglycoside phosphotransferase family protein → MHPGQLSVPILTVRTLIAEQFPQWRHLHVQAVPSPGTVNAIFRVGDQLAARFLLEPDDVATARERLQLEAVAAEELLNQSPFATPRPIAIGEPGVGYLLPWSIYTWLPGDTATADNCRESDTFAIDLGSFISAVRAIDTRERAYGGKGRGGDLLSHDEWMQECLTRSEGLLDVATCRAIWTEMRGIPRGDSPDLMNHGDLIPPNILTAGGHIIGVLDVGGLRAADPALDLVSAWHLLDTRRRQLLRDYLSCDDAEWQRGRAWAFEQAMGAVWYYVETNPTMSMGCRRTLERIVTDMRA, encoded by the coding sequence ATGCATCCCGGCCAGTTGTCCGTCCCAATCCTGACGGTTCGCACGCTGATCGCTGAGCAGTTCCCTCAATGGCGGCATCTGCATGTTCAAGCTGTACCGAGTCCGGGCACGGTAAACGCGATCTTCCGCGTTGGCGATCAGTTGGCGGCGCGCTTCTTGCTGGAACCCGACGACGTGGCAACCGCACGCGAGCGACTTCAGCTTGAGGCGGTTGCGGCGGAGGAACTACTCAATCAATCACCATTCGCCACGCCGCGACCGATCGCCATCGGTGAACCTGGTGTCGGCTACCTACTGCCGTGGTCGATCTACACATGGCTTCCCGGTGATACCGCGACTGCCGACAATTGTCGTGAATCCGATACGTTCGCAATCGATTTGGGCAGCTTCATCTCTGCCGTGCGGGCTATAGACACCCGCGAGCGAGCTTACGGCGGCAAGGGGCGCGGCGGCGATCTGCTCTCCCACGACGAATGGATGCAGGAATGCTTGACCCGCAGTGAAGGGTTACTCGACGTCGCTACGTGTCGAGCAATCTGGACCGAGATGCGCGGCATTCCCCGCGGCGACAGCCCGGACCTCATGAACCACGGCGACCTCATTCCCCCGAACATATTGACGGCTGGCGGGCACATTATTGGCGTGCTCGATGTCGGGGGCCTTCGAGCAGCCGATCCCGCACTCGATTTGGTGAGCGCCTGGCATCTCCTGGACACCAGACGCCGCCAGCTGCTTAGGGACTACCTCAGCTGCGACGACGCGGAATGGCAGCGCGGCCGAGCCTGGGCCTTCGAGCAGGCGATGGGCGCGGTCTGGTACTACGTCGAAACCAATCCAACTATGAGCATGGGATGCCGGCGCACTCTTGAACGCATCGTCACCGATATGCGCGCCTGA
- a CDS encoding amidohydrolase family protein gives MIEHADGTRTPVIDASVHIFFPSNKDLRSFLREPFKSRGFPDYEMDWYGAPGSEYAPNTEGPNRRYPGSDPEFVGNELFSKRGVDVAILHPMGRGIMPDRHLGSALHAAHNEMMVSRWLEHDELGDRFRGTIRVNPDDIAGALREVAKWREHPRVVQIGVPLQSRELYGKPQFWPLWEAAAEANLPVAVHIESGEGIGFPPTPSGHTLTYEQYVSFMALNYLYHLMNMIAEGVFERFPTCKFVWADGAADFVTPFIWRMDVFGRPHLEQTPWAPRIPSDYLPGHVYFVQGAMDGPGDVEFAGEWFGFTGKDDMVMFGSSYPHWQCGDISKLPRALSTEQREKVCWRNAANLYGIDISVDLATG, from the coding sequence GTGATCGAACATGCCGACGGCACGCGCACGCCAGTCATCGACGCCAGCGTGCACATCTTCTTTCCGTCCAACAAAGACTTGCGCTCCTTCCTGCGGGAGCCGTTCAAGAGCCGCGGCTTCCCCGACTATGAGATGGATTGGTACGGAGCACCGGGCAGCGAATACGCGCCGAACACCGAGGGACCAAACCGCCGCTACCCCGGTTCGGATCCGGAATTCGTTGGCAATGAACTGTTTTCGAAGCGCGGCGTCGACGTCGCGATCCTGCATCCGATGGGACGCGGCATCATGCCGGACCGACACCTCGGCAGCGCACTGCATGCCGCCCACAACGAGATGATGGTGTCGCGTTGGCTGGAACACGACGAACTCGGCGACCGATTCCGCGGCACCATCCGAGTGAACCCCGACGACATTGCGGGCGCGCTGCGCGAAGTCGCGAAGTGGCGTGAGCATCCGCGGGTGGTCCAAATCGGCGTCCCGCTGCAGTCCCGCGAGCTTTACGGCAAACCCCAGTTCTGGCCGCTGTGGGAAGCGGCCGCCGAGGCGAACCTGCCGGTGGCGGTACACATCGAGTCGGGTGAAGGCATCGGGTTTCCACCGACGCCGTCCGGGCACACCTTGACGTATGAGCAATACGTCAGCTTCATGGCGCTGAACTACCTGTACCACCTCATGAACATGATTGCCGAAGGAGTATTTGAGCGCTTTCCCACATGTAAGTTCGTCTGGGCCGACGGCGCAGCGGATTTCGTGACGCCGTTCATCTGGCGAATGGACGTTTTCGGGCGGCCACACCTGGAACAGACGCCCTGGGCGCCGCGCATCCCCAGCGACTATCTGCCCGGCCACGTGTATTTCGTGCAGGGTGCCATGGACGGTCCCGGCGACGTCGAGTTCGCCGGGGAGTGGTTCGGCTTCACCGGCAAGGACGACATGGTCATGTTCGGCTCCAGCTATCCGCACTGGCAGTGCGGCGATATCAGCAAACTGCCCAGAGCGCTGTCGACCGAGCAGCGCGAGAAGGTGTGCTGGCGTAACGCGGCCAACCTCTACGGGATCGACATTTCAGTCGACCTGGCAACGGGCTAG
- a CDS encoding amidohydrolase family protein, whose product MTLTHTQERVPAAERIAVRCVDSDVHPVPKRGEITQYIPEPWRSKFFLDHKVGELIYYDAPDYAHSFAMRVDTFPADGEFPGSDPDMAFRQAIMEAGSDIAILEPGGRTPRLGEAHQAYSSALNQWQANHWLDSHNNWHQRWRGSICAAVEDPDGAAREIEKWAGHPYMAQVLIKAEPRPSWGHPKYDPVWAAATKHDITVSCHLSRSNYEMLPTPPVGFPSYNHDFMVTYSLLAANQVMSLIFDGVFDRFPTLRIVFVEHAFTWILPLMWRMDAIYEARKSRVEIKRKPSEYVKEHIKFTTQPLDYPEDKTELTRALQWMECDKILLYSSDYPHWTFDNPRWLVKHLPKAAREAVMFRNGIATYHLPETVPVLEGQTRVF is encoded by the coding sequence ATGACCTTGACCCACACACAGGAACGTGTGCCCGCCGCCGAGCGCATAGCCGTCCGGTGCGTCGACTCAGATGTCCATCCGGTGCCTAAGCGCGGCGAGATTACCCAGTACATCCCAGAACCGTGGCGTAGCAAGTTCTTCCTCGACCACAAGGTCGGCGAGCTGATCTACTACGACGCCCCCGACTACGCGCACAGCTTCGCGATGCGCGTGGATACCTTCCCAGCCGACGGCGAATTCCCAGGCAGCGACCCGGATATGGCCTTCCGCCAGGCGATCATGGAAGCCGGCTCGGACATAGCAATCCTGGAGCCCGGCGGTCGCACGCCGCGTCTGGGCGAAGCGCACCAGGCGTACTCGTCGGCACTTAACCAGTGGCAGGCCAATCACTGGCTGGACAGCCACAACAACTGGCACCAGCGCTGGCGAGGATCGATCTGCGCGGCCGTCGAAGATCCCGACGGCGCCGCACGCGAGATTGAAAAGTGGGCCGGACACCCGTATATGGCACAGGTTCTGATCAAGGCCGAGCCGCGGCCATCATGGGGCCACCCGAAGTACGACCCGGTATGGGCGGCAGCCACCAAGCACGACATCACCGTGAGCTGTCACCTATCGCGCAGCAATTACGAGATGTTGCCGACACCGCCGGTCGGCTTCCCCAGCTACAACCACGACTTCATGGTGACGTACTCGCTGCTGGCCGCAAACCAGGTGATGAGCCTGATCTTCGATGGCGTTTTCGACCGGTTCCCGACCCTGCGGATCGTGTTCGTCGAGCACGCGTTCACCTGGATCCTGCCGCTAATGTGGCGTATGGACGCGATCTACGAGGCGCGTAAGTCGCGCGTCGAGATAAAGCGCAAGCCGTCGGAGTACGTCAAGGAACACATCAAGTTCACCACGCAGCCGCTGGACTACCCGGAAGACAAGACCGAGCTGACTCGCGCGCTGCAGTGGATGGAGTGCGACAAGATCCTGCTCTACTCGTCGGACTACCCGCACTGGACCTTCGATAACCCGCGGTGGTTGGTCAAGCACCTTCCCAAAGCGGCGCGAGAAGCGGTGATGTTCCGCAACGGCATCGCGACCTATCACCTGCCGGAGACGGTTCCGGTACTCGAAGGTCAAACCCGGGTTTTCTAA
- a CDS encoding Rieske (2Fe-2S) protein produces the protein MPNETTRPRLAQGREHVVATVDEIPPGTHKLVPIGRHGVGVYNVNGTFYAIANYCPHQGGPLCSGRARGRTIVDESAPGDAVMVRDLEYIYCPWHQWGFELATGTTAVKPEWSIRTYPVRVIGKDVLVMA, from the coding sequence ATGCCGAACGAGACCACGCGACCCCGCCTCGCCCAGGGCCGCGAGCATGTCGTCGCGACAGTAGACGAAATCCCGCCCGGCACACACAAACTGGTGCCGATCGGACGGCACGGCGTCGGCGTCTACAACGTCAACGGCACGTTTTACGCGATCGCGAATTACTGTCCGCACCAGGGCGGCCCGCTGTGCTCCGGGCGTGCCCGCGGCCGCACCATCGTGGACGAAAGCGCCCCTGGAGACGCGGTCATGGTGCGGGACCTGGAGTACATCTACTGCCCATGGCATCAATGGGGTTTCGAGTTGGCGACCGGCACCACCGCCGTCAAGCCGGAGTGGAGCATTCGCACCTACCCGGTGCGGGTAATTGGTAAAGACGTGCTGGTGATGGCATGA
- a CDS encoding alpha/beta fold hydrolase produces MTPAIEVHGGNVVYEIIGESGDLIVLTPGGRFGKDVPGLRPLAEALVDGGYRVLLWDRPNCGASDVQFYGQSESHMRAETLHGLLRALGVDRCILAGGSGGARDSMLTTMLYPELVTKLVVWNIVGGVYGMYQLGAFYVLPSIQAVRWSGIDGLLKVPEWRERIEHNPANKQRFLDLDTDEFLAVMLRWLNAFVPKPGQTIPGVEDEMFDRIKVPTLIIRGGENDWDHPKRTSLEVSCLIKGSTLIDPPWPEDAWERAAEERAAGKVQHFNMFGTWAQAAPAILDFLRS; encoded by the coding sequence ATGACACCCGCAATTGAGGTGCACGGTGGCAACGTCGTCTACGAAATCATCGGCGAATCAGGCGATCTCATCGTGCTCACACCGGGCGGCCGGTTCGGCAAGGACGTCCCCGGCCTGCGTCCGCTGGCCGAGGCGCTGGTCGACGGCGGCTATCGCGTGCTGCTGTGGGACCGGCCGAATTGCGGCGCGTCCGATGTGCAGTTCTACGGGCAAAGCGAATCGCACATGCGCGCCGAAACTTTGCACGGACTGTTGCGCGCACTCGGTGTCGATCGGTGCATCCTCGCCGGCGGCTCTGGTGGGGCAAGAGATTCCATGCTGACCACCATGCTCTACCCAGAGCTGGTCACCAAGCTCGTGGTCTGGAACATCGTCGGCGGCGTCTACGGCATGTACCAGCTCGGCGCGTTCTATGTGCTGCCGAGCATTCAGGCGGTGCGCTGGTCGGGGATCGACGGGCTGTTGAAGGTGCCCGAATGGCGCGAGCGCATCGAGCACAACCCTGCGAACAAGCAACGATTTCTCGACCTCGACACCGACGAATTCCTCGCCGTGATGCTGCGCTGGCTGAACGCCTTCGTTCCCAAGCCAGGCCAGACGATCCCCGGCGTCGAGGACGAAATGTTCGACCGCATCAAGGTGCCCACCCTGATCATCCGCGGCGGCGAGAACGACTGGGATCACCCCAAGCGCACGTCGCTAGAAGTGAGCTGCTTGATCAAAGGATCAACACTGATCGACCCGCCCTGGCCCGAGGACGCGTGGGAGCGCGCGGCCGAGGAGCGCGCGGCCGGCAAAGTGCAGCACTTCAACATGTTCGGCACTTGGGCGCAGGCGGCACCGGCGATACTCGACTTCTTGAGGTCCTGA